Genomic DNA from Alkalihalobacterium alkalinitrilicum:
TACCTAGTACATAGGGTTTTGGATCTTGGGTTACTGAATAATCACTTTGATCCCCACCTATTAATACACAGGCAGCTCCATCCGCAAAAAGCGATGTTCCTATTAAATTACTCTTTGTTCGATCATTCCTTTGAAAGGTCAAACTACACAACTCAACGCACAACACTAGTACTTTTGCTTGTGGAAACGCTAAGCAATATTCATAAGCTCTACTAATCCCAGCCGCGCCCCCCGCACACCCTAAGCCCCATATTGGAACTCTTTTTGTATGGCGCGAAAAGGGTAAGTGATTCATAATTCTGGCTTCTATACTTGGAGTTGATAGTCCTGAACTCGATACAAAAAAAATAGCTTCTATTTCTGAACAATTAATAGTTTTTTTTAGAAATTCAGGATTGGATAAACAACTCCGAATCACTTCAACACCATACTCTGTCGCTAACTTAATATATAAGTCATTCCGCTCCCCTAACGAATGGTCAGCTTCAAACCATGACATCGGAACAGCAAAATTCCTCTGTTCTATTTGACCGTTTTGAAATGCTTTTAATAACCTTTCAATATCTTGAAAGTCCTTTGTAAATAATTCTTTTGCAAACTCAGTCGTCATATCTTGTTTTAGTGTATGAGGTGGATTAAAAGTACTTACTGATAAAATTGATGGCATATCAAACCTCCAAAGGTTATGGAAAAATCACCCTATTACTTATAGTATTTTCAAATTTCTACATTTGATACCCATTTTCTACCATACAAAGGTTACACCGCCATCATTACGAGGTTTTTTATAATTATTTAGGCTATTCATCGTCATAGCTTAATCAAGTTTTTTTGCAATCGAGTAGGTGGAAAATAAGTTAACCTATTTTCGCCCCTCTCACAACACCGTACATACGGGTCTCGTATACGGCGTTTCAATTTATATTACAGTGTGTACTTTTAAGTAACGTTCTAAAGCA
This window encodes:
- a CDS encoding type III polyketide synthase — translated: MPSILSVSTFNPPHTLKQDMTTEFAKELFTKDFQDIERLLKAFQNGQIEQRNFAVPMSWFEADHSLGERNDLYIKLATEYGVEVIRSCLSNPEFLKKTINCSEIEAIFFVSSSGLSTPSIEARIMNHLPFSRHTKRVPIWGLGCAGGAAGISRAYEYCLAFPQAKVLVLCVELCSLTFQRNDRTKSNLIGTSLFADGAACVLIGGDQSDYSVTQDPKPYVLGTHSCLMPYSEEVMGWDIKDNGLFVVFSRDIPTIIEKWLKPVIDEFLTQYGLHLKDVTHFIGHPGGKKVLDAYEKTLDIDQEMTRHSRKVLRENGNMSSPTVLYVLKEVMGIETELGDIGLLGALGPGFCSELVLVEWR